DNA sequence from the Vicia villosa cultivar HV-30 ecotype Madison, WI linkage group LG3, Vvil1.0, whole genome shotgun sequence genome:
GTAACAATGAGTTGTGAAAGAAGTGGCATATACAAACCACTAATTATGAAGTTGAAACGTTATGACATTGGATCGAGAACATGTGAGTGTCCGTTTAAATTGCACGGATATCGTAATGAAAATATAATGTGGTTTCTGGTATACATAATCATGCATTGTGTCACAAGATAGCCGATCATTCCATTGTATGTCGCCTTATTTCAGAAGAGAAGAAACTTATTTCGGACATGACATTAAACATGGCGGCGCCTAAAAATATATTTGCAACTTTGAAATAGAAAAAGctcaaaatatttcaaatatcaagcaagtatacaatgTGTGTGCCTAAAACAACAAGGCGACAAGAGGtccaaaatctaaaataaaataattattcaagTTTTTAAAGTATGACCACTATATTTCTAGATACACAGAATTTGTGAACATAAATTCATTCTTCGAGATATATTTTCGAGATATATTTTGGACCAAGATTCCATCAAATGGTTGAACATATTTCCAACTGTGCTCatagtttgttttgaattttttaaacttGTTAATAACAATATCTAAGTGCTTATTCATATAAAGTCAATCTTCAAATACAAAATTAATATCCTATACTAAATTATCTTTCTACTGCATTTCATTTATTTCTAGGTGCTTAGTGAACAATTAGTTTGCACACATATTTTTATTGAGTTTATTTCTTAATTTCTTTTGATATTGGTGTGTTTGTTTATCTAAGATCTTACTTAGATTGCAAATTTATACTTCTTTATTCTCAAGgagtaaataatatttttgtcaaTATCAACCaaacaacatcaaaacataagtacattcaattattttttttgtttgaattctaattaatttaatatattagatTAATATAATTTAGGTTTGTTTGTTttaggctttttttaaaaattgtattttaaaataattaatactaAAAGTTTTTTTAACATatcttttataaattaaaaaatttattctgATATCTAGTACCATAAATAAATATTGTTGTAGATTAGTAAAAATCATgtaattttgtataaaaaaatatatttcaatattatttttttataaagagtTATTCAAAATagctttaaatttaaattttcatataaaaaatgttataataaaataatgaaatgtataaataatattttaaactaattttcatttgaagttttttaaaattcttttagatttcttaaataaataatatgtgacattaaaaatcaattctagaaaaaactaaaacaaatgaattctaggctctgtttggtaaaactagctggtaGCTGGTGATTGGTAGCGGGTAGTTGGTGACTGATACCTGATAGCTggtgactgatagctgataagttaatttaagtgtttggtaaattagctgttacACTAGCCgataaatacaaaatgacacaaaaggacattcttattaaaaaaattgtgatttatttatcttatcatattatattattatattattaaattgatatatatttgataaaaataaatatattaatacaaacttacaaagcaattttaatatatgtgaaaaatttaagaaacatcaaaatattttaaatttatatataaattatagggttaaataggtttttggtctctataaataCTACagtttcgtttttagtccctcctgaATTTTTGCAACGGTTTTAGCTGattttggcaacgatttttttttttttttgtaaaaaccgttACCTAAAGGCAGGaagagactaaaaataaaaactgcaatatttatagggacaaaaacttatttaatcctaaattatatattttttaggagGATCAAGTGCTGCTGAATTTTGAAGGGTGTTTGCAATTCGATTTGGTTTTGTATGATTCCAGAAATGGTACTTTTAAGCTTCTGGATTTTGAAAGCATCCCTAAAGTCTGTGTTAGGTTACACTAAGCTACCAAGATCTAAATTGCATAAGAAGATAAAGCATAAGAAATAACTTTTCAGATTTTCATTGATTGCCTCCAACAAGAGGAAACATACAATATATAGTTAGGGTTTAACCTAAGGATTGGGCCATGGGCCAGCATAAGACATAATAAAATACtgaatagtaataataaaatactacAAAGCATCccctaaattaataataaaagtcTTTGAGCAAAATAGAAGGCTTTTTGTTTCTAATGGGCCGGTTCCTAACAATACTCAATGGGTCCAaaagaaccttgtcctcaaggttcatagTGGGCTGATCCATAATACATTTTTGAACTGGGCCGCCTGGAAATTGTTTTGAGGATGGGGAACCCAAATCCATGGAATTAGTAGCCGTTGGAACTTGTTGGGGAGCTGGGAACGGTAACATCTTGGCTGGTGGCTTGTTGGTGGGGCACGTGTCGCCTAGGGATACGGGGCAAGTGGGGTGCCGTGAAGGAGTGTGGGTTACAGCTGTAGATTCGGTGGATTGTGGAAGCAAAGTAGATTGTGCAGCAGAAGTTAAGTCACGTGAAGACCTAGCGTGTTGGGATGGAGGAAAAGTCTTGATGGCGTGGGGCCGCAGGACACGTGTCGCGCCAGAATGTGTTGTAGGTGCGGCTACAGCTGTACCAGTGTTGGAACTCACAACTTTCAAACTTGCTTTAGCACGTGAAACTGCAGAGTGGTTGGGGAGTTTCAAAGTATCACTTAAAGCCTCATGAGTTAAGTCTGTAGACTTAGATAAATTATTTCTCCTTGTACCGAATGTATCCAAActcctctcttctctctctttttgTTTCTCTAAACTCTTATCTTCTGCATTCAAAGCAACTTCGTATTCTGCTTCTTGAAAACGCAGATCAGCATCACAAGGCAATGGCCGGAACGTTGAGCTTCCTTCCTCACTAAAGTATGGTCTGAGAAGAGAAACGTGTACAACGGGGTGGATCCTCGAAGATGAAGGAAGATCTAACATGTAAGCAACTTcaccaattttttttatgattttgtatGGCCCAAAAAAACGCTTGGCAAGTTTTTGTGAACTCCTTCGACTAACAGTTTGCTGTCTGTAGGGATGTAAACGTAACAACACCAAGTCGCCGGGATGAAAGGTGAAATCTCTTCTTTTCATATTAGCTTGTTTCTCCATTTGGACTTGGCTTTTCTTTATGTTAGCTTTTAACTGTGTCACGATGGTGTTACGTTCTTGCAGAGATTCCCTCAAGGAGGTGTCATCCACTGTTTCGCACAAATAGTCCGGAATGTTCGGTGGTTCGCGACCATACAAGGCTTTAAAAGGTGTCATCTGGATAGCTGAGTGAAAAGACGTGTTGAACCAGTATTCCGCGAGGTGGAGAAACTTATACCATTTGCGTGGTTGATCACTCGTAAAGCACCGAAGGTAAGTCCCCACTGATCTATTCACTACTTCTGTTTGACCATCGGTCTCGGGGTGATATGCTGTGCTGTATTTCAGGGTAGTCccttggattttgaagaactctCTCCAGAAATTACTGAGAAATAAAGGGTCGCGGTCAGAGATGATGGATTTCGGGGTTCCATGAAGACGTGCTACTTCTACCGAGAAACGCATCGCAAGATCTTTGGCTGTAAACTTGGTGGGGAGAGCAAGGAAATGAGAAAACTTCGAGAGACGATCACAGATGACCCATATAACCGTGTGTCCAAAAGAGTTGGGTAAGTGCGTTATAAAATCCATTGTGAGTTCTTCCCAAACTTGATTAGGTGTTGGAAGTGGTTGTAGCAACCCTGTTTTTTTCTGAGTTTGATATTTGTTATGCTGACAAACTGTGCAATACTTGATGAGGTTTTTCACGGCTATTGAGATGCCTGGCCACGAGAAAGCTGCGGAGATGCGAGCAAGGGTTGCCTTAACTCCAGAATGTCCCGCTGCAGGTGTGATATGGTACTCCTTGAGGATGTTAAGTCGCAGCTGAGCAATGTCAGGTATGAAAAGTTTATCCTTGTAGTATAATAAACCATTGGAAAACTTGTAAAGTCCGTGAGCTTCTTTGTCATCTGTTAACTCTGATACTAATGCTTGACCTGCACTATCAGTCCTGTAGAAGTTTCGAAGTGTGTTGATGAAGTTCGGGATTGGGGAAGACAGACTCAGCAACAAGGACTCATCTGAGTGAAATTTCCGTCTAAGCATCAGCAACTAAATTGGATTTTCCAGGTTTGTAAAATATGTCAAAATTAAAGCCTTGTAATTTGGATGCCCACTTCTGTTGCTCAGGTGTTTGAATCCTTTGAAGCAACAGATTTTTTAAGCTCTTTTGATCTGTATAGATATGAAATTTTTGTCCTATGAGATATTGACGCCACTTCTTTACTGCTTCTGTAACAGCGAACATTTCCCGCACATAAACGGAAGCCGCTTGCATGCGAGGGCACATTTTTCTGCTGAAGAAAGCAATTGGATGACCATCCTGGGAAAGCACCGCGCCAATAGCAACGCCAGAAGCATCCGTCTCTATAATGAATGTTTTTGTAAAATCTGGTAACGCCAGGACCGGCATGTCGGTCATCTTCTTCTGTAACTGTGTAAAGGCTTCGGCCGCCTCTGTACTCCATAAAAATTTAGTGGAACGTAGCAAATCGGTGAGAGGAGCGGCGAGTGTGGCGTAGTTCTTGACAAATCGTCGATAGAAACCGGTGAGGCCTAAAAAACCCCGGAGAGCCGTGAGAGAACGTGGTGTAGGCCAATCCAACATAGCCTGCACCTTATCTGGATCTGGAGCAACACCTCCCACTGAAATAACATGGCCTAAGTAATGAACTTGATTAACTGCAAAAACACACTTGGGTAACTTAACAACAAAAGTATGTGACTGCAACAAGTCAAAAACAACCTGTAAATGATGTAGATGATCACTGAAATTAGGACTGTAAATTAGAATATCATCaaagaaaactaaaacaaatttACGTAGGTAAGGTCTAAGTAAATCGTTCATAGCTGATTGAAACGTTGAAGGGGCATTAGTGAGCCCAAAGGGCATTACGAGAAACTCGTAATGACCGTCGAAAGTCCGAAAAGCAGTCTTATGCGTGTCCTCCGATGCAACGCGGATCTGATGGTAGCCAGAGCGTAAGTCTAACTTGGAAAAGAATTTTGCATTGCCTAACTCATCGAGTAGTTCATCAATAGTTGGGATGGGAAAACGGTCTTTGATAGTCACTGCGTTTAAGGCACGATAGTCAACACAAAATCTCCAAGTAccatcttttttttttactaGTAAAACAGGTGATGAGAAGGGGCTGTGGCTGGGTATAATGATTCCCTCTTTCAACATATCTTTTATAATAGATGTCATGGCTGTTTTTTGTGAGTGTGGGTATCTATATGGCTTAACATTGATGGGTGGTGTATTTGGGATAAGGGGAATGTGGTGGTCGTGGGGTCTGGCTGGGGGAAGGCCATCAATGGGCTGAAAGATGGAATTGTATTTGTTCAATAAGGTTTGAATTTTCGGGTGGATTCTGGGAATTGTTAGGTCTGAGGGAGGGTTAGATGTGGAGGGACGTGTTGTGACAGAAGTTGGCTGGAAAAGCATAAGGTGGAATGAAGCTACTGAATTAGTGTGAATGAGTTGTTTAAGCTGATGGAAGGTTGTGGGAATAGGGTGGGTGTTGGAATCACCTTTTAGTGTAATATGGTTTGTATCATGGGTAAAAGTTAAGGATGGGATAGAGAAATCGGCTTGTATAGGACCCAAAGTTCTTAACCAAGCCATGCCGAGGACGACGTCAGCTCCTTCTATAGGCAAAAGGTAAAAGGGTAATTTGAAAGTTGTCTTTTGAAGCACAAGTGGAACGTTATTGCAAATTCCCTCGCAATGTATGTGAGAACCATTGCCCACCATGACAGAAAATTGAGTGATTGGAGTGGAAGGGAGGGTTAAGTGTTGTGCTATTCTGGGCTGCATGATGTTATGTGTACTGCCCGTGTCGACGAGGACCATTACAGAAAGTCCATTGATTGACCCTTTAAATTTGAGAGTTTGGGGGGAAAATTGCCCTGTCACTGCCTGAGTTGAAAGTTGGAAATAAGTATCATGTAGGTTCTGTTCAACTGCTGGTTCAACATTTCCATCCTCAAGAAGAGGATCAACCATAGAATCTTCCTCAGCCATAAGTATCAAAAATCTACTAGGAGAGCATTTATGTCCAATCACAAACTTTTCATCACAATTAAAACATAAACCTTGGGCTCTACGCTCTTGAATTTGGGCTTGGGAAAGTTTTTTGATGGGTAGTTTTGATGTAGATGGGGCTGGCTGTGGTTTGGATTGTGGGGTAGGTTGATGGGCAGCAACTTTAGGGTAGGTATTGGTGAAGGGTTTAATGAACTTTGATTTTGCCTCTTTCAATTTAGACTCTATAAGTTTGGCTAAGCCAATAGCTTGTGATATGTTGGTGGGTTTATGAATGGCCATTTCATTGCGGATGTCCGTTGCCAAACCAGAAATGAAACAGTTTAATATGGCATCCGGAGATAGACCAACAACTTGATTTCCTAGCTTCTCAAATTTAGTTTGATAGTCTACTACTGAACCTTCCTGTTTTAATTTGAATAATTCAGCCTGATGGTTCTCAAAAGTAGAAGGCCCAAAACGTAATTCCAAGGCTTTGATGAAAGAGAACCAATCACTTAATAAATGACTTTGGTACATCCATTTAAACCAAGACAAAGCATCACCCTTcatataaaatgaaattaatgaCAACCTATTTTCAGGGGGTaaattgtaaaaattaaaatattgctcCGCTTGAAATAACCAATCAAGTGGTTCCGAACCATCAAACATGGGGAGTTCAAGTTTGGGACTACGAGGGGGTGGTAAGGGAGGGATATTGGACAGATTTGGGTAAGAAAGTTGTTGGGGATTGTGGGAAAAAGGAATCTGATGTGAAAAAGGGATGGTATAGGGTTGGGTGGTTGTTAAAACAGTTGGGATGGGTGGGTAGGAAGGGAAAGGTTGAGGCTGATACTGTCTCATGGGTGTAGGTTGAGGGTTTGTGGTAGAGAAATGGGCAGAGTTACGAATGGGGGTGGCTGATGGGGAGGAATTAAAAGGGAAAGGGGCTGTTACTCTAGGGTTAAAAGATGGATTAACAACCATACCTGAGTGACTGGCTGTTCCGTGAACAGTAACGCTAGGGCTGGCTGACGCGTGAACAGTAACGCTAGGGCTGGCTGACGCGTGAACAGTAGCAGAAGTTGCAGCAGCTGTTTGTTGTAACTCCCTTTGTAATTCTCTTTGAAGAGAGATTTTGGTGATGGCAGCCATTAGAGATTCAAACCGAGAATCCTCAAGAGATTTATCATTGTCGAATCGTGTTTGAAGGGTAGATAGCTCGGAAGAGATCCGAGCAAATCGTTCGTCCATTTGTTCTTGAGTttcttgcattgcattgttgAGGTGTTGTGTGGAAATTTGAATAGCTTCCTCTAAAATTTCTTTAGAAGAAGGGTTAGGAGGTTTGGGGGGAGCCATGGGAGGGATGAGAGGCaaaagatgaaagcaccaatgttaggTTACACTAAGCTACCAAGATCTAAATTGCATAAGAAGATAAAGCATAAGAAATAACTTTTCAGATTTTCATTGATTGCCTCCAACAAGAGGAAACATACAATATATAGTTAGGGTTTAACCTAAGGATTGGGCCATGGGCCAGCATAAGACATAATAAAATACtgaatagtaataataaaatactacAAAGCATCccctaaattaataataaaagtcTTTGAGCAAAATAGAAGGCTTTTTGTTTCTAATGGGCCGGTTCCTAACAGTCTGCGTAGAGATTAAAGCTAGGATGTAGTGCTATATGCCACTGGAGCAAGAGATTCATCTGCAAGCTATATGTAAGTTCTTGTTCATGTTATTTGTTTTGTACTTGTTTTCGTTACAATTGACTTCTTGAATTTCAATTATTCAATGGTTAGTTGATTTTGTAGCTTGAGAAATTGTTGTTATTTTCATTTGTTAGAAGTTTTTATTATCTCATTGTGCATTACATTTTATATTGTTCACAGTCGTGCATTGCATTCTATGGTTTGTAGTTTGATTTTTCGTGATACTAGTTCAGATTTAGATGTTTTGCAAAAGGTACTAATATTGTCTGCTAATGGATGCACAAATATTATAATGTTGGATTCAAATCTTGCGTAATACTTGTGAATTAAGAAAATCCAATTTTATCATGATGTTGTTTTTTGAGAAGGACTAAGATAAAGAATTGTCAAATTATAGAAGTGTTAAAAGAACCACTCAAAATTACTGAGATCAAGTTCTAGTTTTTTCCCATTAGAATGGTTGCCCGATTGCCTCTCGTTTTAATTGAATTTATCAAAGTTATAGGGAACACATCTACCGATGGTATTTAAGATCAAACAAAACATATTGCAAAGGACgaagctttgtaagaaaagcaaTGACCAAAGTTTTTAGGCAAATCAATGACGAAAAACTTAATTGTTCTTATCAGAAAGAGAATTTTGTTTACGCAATTAGAAAATGTTCTAGATTTTGTTGTTTggcttttttgttttgtttcaaatgCATTTTCTCCAAGGATGTACCTGATATTTTAACTGTTGTTTGATGATATTAATTGTTGTTTCAAATATATTAGGGGATCTGTGTTGGTTGATGGGACTGAGCAAATCATATAAGAGAAACTATATGAAAGGATCAATGTATCAGAATTCTGCATTATTGAATTGGATCGCATCAAAATTAATTTACTGGAACTGCTTCTTATAACTGAACCGGTTTTCATTTCTCAACTCATCATGTATTAAGCTAAAATGTTTCTTTCTACTAAGATAGCATTGATTAGTTTGGGGGAATGAAGTATAATGTCTCAAGGGTTTTAGTAGTGAGCATGCTCTTTTAGTTTAATTCCATTAATATGACAGATCAGTAGAATGTTTTTTAGGATAGTATCAAGAGATGATAGACACCATATTGGGCAGCCATTCTTGTTCTATTAAGGATTTGACAAAACATGGGTTCAACTTTCCTTATTGCAAAGATTTGGTTGTCAATTGTCACAGGTGATTTGTAGTTTAAAATTTGCTTACTATTTTGAAAATGTGGAGTGATTTAGTTGGGGGATATTAAAGGTGAGCCTGAAATGATTGATTTAAGAATGAAATAAATAATCTTTAATTGTTTATTAAACTATTAAGTTTTTTGATATGtaataaataattagaaataagaGAAAACGGATCATGtcctgacagtgtaaaatatttttacactgttaatcaatcaccaccatgcatccaattaaaacattattttattttaaaaaaactttaatgacttgacacattcatgactccctattggatgacagtgtaaaatagttttacactgtcagtgcactaccttttaactctagaAATAATTTTGAGAAAActgtaattaatattattttaaattttaataatagtaataattaaaaagGATTTTTTCTTCATAAAAGTGACTTAGAAGGGAATGAAGTGTAGAAGTTAAATTGAATTATGATGCTTTTCAATTAAGAaatgattttattattaaatggTTTTTCATGATTTTATGTTCTCAGATCAACAAATAtacttaaaaacaatttttttttggataagactacttaaaaacaatttaaatttgAGAAAATTGTGATGAAATATTAGGCGTTCTCTTATCTCAAAGTTTAAGCATAACTTTGCAAAGTTAAAGTCATAAAGTTGTATGTATAAACTAGGGTTGAGTTCTATTAATTTAAAAAGTGTTTGAATTCTAGTTAATTTAACATATTAGATTAATATAGTTTAGGTTTGCTTgttttaggcttttttaaaaaattgtatattttaaaaattatatttatgaaaAAAGTTAACTCCAAAAGTTTTTTTAACTTATCTTTATAAATTGAAAAACTTACTTGAATACCtagtaacataaataaatattattgaagATCAATAAAAATCgtgtaatttattttaaaaaaaaattcaaaattaatttttataaagagTTAttcaaaatagttttaaatttaaattattttgatatccaaaaatgttataataaaataacgaaatgtataattaatattctataaatatttatttaaactatttttcatttaaagttttttttaaatttttttaataaaatatgtaaCATTAAAAATCAATCTAAGAAAACTAAAACAAAGGAATGCCTAATTGTTTATAATTCATTCCTCATCATTTAAAACATTTCATAAATTAACATGATTATGTTCTagcaattttaaaataattctatTTAGTATTCTGTATTTGAGAATAAGAAAAACCAAAATTTTAAGTATTAAAATAGAATGTGTGATATTAGAATGAATGTGTTTAGATGAATGTGAAGTGACAGATCAAAATAAACTTCcattcaaaacaataaaaaacacaagttcaattataattaaacaaataaaaatctcataacaaaagaaaaaaaattgcaaTTTATAAAGTTATGTCAAGATAATTATAAAACAAACTTGTATTATTAAAGCTAAAAGAAAAAGCTATGTTAAAACTAATTCAATAATACttgtaaaaaaattcaaataactcATAAAATTAGAAGTTTTAAACTTTTCATATTAAGCTTCCACTCTTCTTATACTAAGAGCAAAGCATAAGTTATTGATTTCAGAATGACGAAACATCCACACCGTAATAAAATCTTGATCCGCTTTCAAATTATGTTCTTTGAAGAATTTCTGCCACCCAACTCCATTGAAGACATAATATTTATTACTCCAGAATTTGAACATCGTGTTAAATGTTTTTCCTTGCATGTCAAATACAACGACATTTATTCCTTTGTTAACTTCTTCATCTCTTTTCAACGAAGGTAGAAAATATGTTTCAACGTGATCTTTCTTCAAAAGTAATCTATTTTGATATGCGTTTAAATCACTCGATGTTAGTTTTTTCTCAAATGGTTTGCAACATACCAGAATCCTATTGTTCGGTACACCGTGAATATTCGGTATATCTGGAGGATTGTATTCGTTTTCCATGACAATATTAGGAATGTTGTTATCTAACATTGCATGAACATTGTTGTTTTGTAACATTGGATGaacattgttgatgatgtttctttCACAAATCGCTTTGCCATTAAAAGTTATTTTCAATTTCCTCTCATTCTCCCTcacttgtgtttgtgtttgcaaCAAAAGAAGTCCTTCAGCGGCTTCTAGTTCATTAGAAGTAAAATCACTGAAGTAAATACCACATACTTTTTCTTTCATCTTCAACATATTTCAACTTTCTTTTAATTCGGAGTATGATTTGTATTTGTTGTTTTGGCTGACTTATGGTGCTATTTAAAGATGTGAATTATACAACAAATTTCTCATAAGATTGTGCATGATGTTGTTAAAAGTGAGAATATCACGGTGCCTCAAATTAAATACACCCTTagtcttattaaaaaaattgtgaatTAATGACAGATTAATAggattgatttgattttttttaaaaaaaatatttttatatcatatcgaaaacatatataaatctacatatatttttgtcaaaataTATCAATCTAATATAAATGATAATATTTGTTAGACCACTTACCTTTACAAATTTTAAATATCTTTCAAAAATTGCTTTATTGTTATCTACCACAAATATCTCAACAAAA
Encoded proteins:
- the LOC131659703 gene encoding B3 domain-containing protein At1g20600-like, which translates into the protein MSSRGGGNHPKNRRSRSSPAHSQKSPVNAVGSGRGGGGRGSCGGCIAGSSSSRHPPPSSYASPSVTPTPTPPSVAAPMKEKVCGIYFSDFTSNELEAAEGLLLLQTQTQVRENERKLKITFNGKAICERNIINNVHPMLQNNNVHAMLDNNIPNIVMENEYNPPDIPNIHGVPNNRILVCCKPFEKKLTSSDLNAYQNRLLLKKDHVETYFLPSLKRDEEVNKGINVVVFDMQGKTFNTMFKFWSNKYYVFNGVGWQKFFKEHNLKADQDFITVWMFRHSEINNLCFALSIRRVEA